A stretch of Glandiceps talaboti chromosome 18, keGlaTala1.1, whole genome shotgun sequence DNA encodes these proteins:
- the LOC144449268 gene encoding DNA oxidative demethylase ALKBH2-like, which yields MDKFVVRKRPTDDISAGSETDDPELPCKVKKERIDENTQKTKQSSPKSEVLETDEEQTDDKQYLLKARAAGLSWKQYEAENLDCDYVQLFSKREADDLYKECEEQLVYNTGKLAQVNIFGKWHNIPRKQVAHGDTGLTYTFSNNCIPARPWIPFLTEIRDKITQVTGQKFNFVLINRYNDGNDHMGAHRDDEKDLVPTASIASLSLGQARDFVFQHANSRGNRASRDLPPITIELQHGSLLMMNHPTNVYWYHSLPRRKRASLPRINMTFRQMILKDECKDLKETDEYAVKD from the exons ATGGATAAATTTGTCGTGAGAAAGCGTCCAACTGACGATATATCGGCGGGAAGTGAAACAGACGACCCCGAGCTTCCTTGCAAGgtgaagaaagaaagaattgacgaaaacacacaaaaaaccaAACAGAGTTCACCAAAGTCGGAGGTGTTGGAAACGGATGAAGAACAGACAGATGataaacaatatttattaaaaGCTCGAGCTGCtgggttgtcatggaaacaataTGAAGCGGAAAATTTGGACTGTGATTATGTACAGTTGTTCTCTAAGAGAGAGGCAGATGACTTGTACAAAGAATGTGAAGAACAACTTGTATACAATACAGGGAAATTGGCACAAGTCAATATTTTTGGGAAATGGCATAATATACCCAGAAAACAG GTTGCTCATGGTGATACAGGATTGACTTACACATTTTCCAATAACTGTATTCCAGCCAGACCATGGATTCCATTTCTGACTGAGATCCGGGATAAAATAACACAAGTAACCGGACAGAAATTTAATTTTGTGTTGATAAATAG GTATAACGATGGTAACGACCACATGGGAGCACATCGTGATGATGAGAAAGACTTGGTACCAACTGCATCAATAGCATCATTATCATTAGGACAAGCCAGGGACTTTGTGTTTCAGCATGCCAATAGTCGTGGCAATAGAGCGTCACGAGACTTGCCTCCAATTACCATCGAACTCCAACATGGCAGCTTGCTCATGATGAATCACCCTACTAATGTGTATTGGTATCATAGCTTGCCAAGGAGAAAGAGAGCAAGTCTACCTAGAATCAACATGACATTTAGACAGATGATTTTGAAAGATGAGTGTAAAGATTTAAAGGAAACTGATGAGTATGCTGTAAAAGATTGA